One segment of Trifolium pratense cultivar HEN17-A07 unplaced genomic scaffold, ARS_RC_1.1 scaffold_142, whole genome shotgun sequence DNA contains the following:
- the LOC123900974 gene encoding uncharacterized protein At1g28695-like has translation DIDVMWLRNPFEKLSKNETEDLQISTDRYLGDPWLQKQPINTGFFLVRSNNKTVTLFETWYGKKDNSTEKKEQDVLVDLIKSGIIGHLGLKVRFLDTLYFSGFCHDSKDFRAVTTVHANCCRSITAKIDDLKMTLYELEEI, from the coding sequence GACATTGATGTAATGTGGTTAAGAAATCCATTCGAAAAGTTGAGCAAGAATGAGACTGAAGATCTTCAAATTAGCACAGACCGATACCTTGGCGATCCTTGGTTACAAAAACAACCAATCAATACTGGATTTTTCTTAGTAAGATCGAACAACAAGACCGTAACTTTGTTCGAAACATGGTATGGAAAAAAAGACAATTCAACTGAAAAAAAGGAGCAAGATGTGCTTGTTGACCTCATTAAAAGTGGTATAATTGGACATTTAGGACTCAAGGTTAGGTTTTTGGATACCCTCTATTTTAGTGGATTTTGTCATGATAGTAAAGATTTTAGGGCAGTAACCACTGTTCATGCAAATTGTTGTCGAAGTATCACTGCAAAGATAGATGATTTAAAGATGACTCTTTATGAATTGGAAGAAATTTAG
- the LOC123900975 gene encoding protein gar2-like isoform X1, whose product MPPKTTKRGAAASGAKRGGRAPRGTSKAAQNQQQQPEPVEEKSVIEEEPKVEENPVVEEKPVVEENPVENKAIDMNEIAPEAAAEEAKTVKKDEEEVKESIDEYEKDERLDLEDHDPEYEPEEYGGVDYDEKEIEQEEGHEVGDEVEEEAEDNVGEEGDSGEEEVEDGHDEIEGEEDDEHADEEHEHAEMADVEEEEHREVVKERRKRKEFEVFVGGLDKDATEDDLRKVFGEVGVVTEVRLMMNPQTKKNKGFAFLRFENVEQAKRAVEELKNPVINGKQCGVTPSQDSDTLYLGNICKTWTKEALKEKLKHYGVTNVEDITLVEDSNDKGTNRGFAFLEFSSRSDAMDAFKRLQKRDVVFGVDKPAKVSFADSFIDPGDEIMSQVKTVFIDALPPSWDEDYVRSLLKKYGEVEKIELARNMPAARRKDYGFVTFGSHDAAIRCAESITGTELGEGDKKAKVRARLSRPLQRGRGKHVGRGDYRPGRGPAIMSRPSWSRPAPRSFSSRGVRGIGSRALPPVRPISARDRRPVMSVPVRSRPVPPPARSYDRRPAAAAYSKSSVKRDYGRREDLPPPRSRAAADYGSRMASERRPSYRDYPPRGSDYSDPPRSTARAAPRRGYVDDGYSQRYERPPPPPAPHSSYREGRPRDYDAISGSKRSYAAMDDVPPRYAESGARQSRARLEYDYGSSASQYGDTYGDRVGRSSLGYGSGSRSSISGQDSHGMYSSRQGMSYGGSSYGGSDAGGMYSSSYGGDYVSRGSDVGGSSYSSMYSGRGAGGGSSYMGSGGSGSYY is encoded by the exons ATGCCTCCGAAGACGACGAAAAGAGGGGCGGCGGCCAGTGGTGCGAAGAGAGGTGGCAGAGCACCGAGAGGAACATCTAAGGCTGCACAGAATCAACAGCAGCAACCTGAACCTGTGGAGGAGAAATCGGTGATTGAGGAAGAACCTAAGGTAGAAGAAAATCCTGTTGTTGAGGAAAAACCTGTGGTGGAAGAGAATCCTGTTGAAAATAAAGCTATTGATATGAATGAAATTGCCCCTGAAGCTGCTGCAGAAGAAGCCAAAACGGTGAaaa AAGATGAAGAGGAGGTTAAGGAGTCAATAGATGAATATGAGAAAGATGAACGACTAGATTTGGAGGATCATGATCCTGAATATGAACCTGAAGAATATGGTGGGGTTGATTATGATGAGAAGGAAATTGAGCAGGAAGAGGGTCATGAGGTGGGGGatgaagttgaggaagaagctGAAGATAATGTTGGTGAAGAAGGTGATTCAGGTGAGGAAGAAGTAGAAGATGGTCATGATGAAATTGAGGGTGAAGAGGATGACGAGCATGCTGATGAGGAGCATGAGCATGCCGAGATGGCTGATGTGGAAGAAGAGGAACACCGTGAAGTTGTGAAGGAGAGGCGAAAGCGGAAAGAATTTGAAGTATTTGTTGGGGGCCTAGACAAAGATGCTACTGAAGATGATCTGAGGAAGGTTTTCGGTGAAGTTGGGGTTGTGACTGAGGTCAGGCTAATGATGAATCCTCAGACGAAAAAGAACAAGGGATTTGCATTCTTGCGGTTTGAAAATGTGGAACAAGCAAAACGAGCCGTAGAGGAGCTTAAAAATCCAGTG ATTAATGGAAAACAATGTGGTGTTACTCCAAGTCAGGACAGTGATACCCTTTATTTGGGAAACATATGCAAGACATGGACAAAGGAAGCT TTAAAGGAGAAGTTGAAGCATTATGGAGTTACAAATGTTGAGGATATAACTTTGGTAGAAGATTCTAATGATAAAGGAACAAACCGTGGGTTTGCATTCTTGGAATTTTCCTCTCGTTCAGATGCAATGGACGCCTTTAAGAGACTCCAGAAGAGGGATGTTGTGTTTGGAGTTGATAAGCCTGCAAAGGTTTCATTTGCAGATTCTTTTATTGATCCGGGTGATGAAATTATGTCACAG GTTAAAACTGTATTTATCGATGCACTTCCTCCTTCATGggatgaagattatgtcaggaGTCTTCTCAAGAAATATGGCGAAGTTGAAAAGATTGAGCTTGCCAGGAACATGCCAGCTGCTCGTAGGAAGGACTATGGATTTGTTACCTTTGGTTCACACGATGCTGCTATAAGATGTGCTGAGAGCATCACTGGTACAGAATTGGGTGAAGGTGACAAGAAG GCAAAAGTGAGGGCTAGATTATCAAGGCCTCTTCAGAGAGGCCGTGGAAAACATGTTGGTCGTGGGGACTACCGCCCTGGTCGTGGACCTGCAATAATGTCGAGGCCTTCTTGGAGCCGACCTGCACCCCGTAGTTTTTCTTCGCGAGGGGTAAGAGGAATCGGAAGTCGTGCTCTGCCGCCAGTCAGGCCTATTAGTGCTAGAGATAGACGCCCTGTCATGTCTGTACCAGTTAGAAGTAGGCCAGTACCTCCTCCAGCTAGATCTTATGATAGAAGACCAGCTG CTGCTGCATATTCAAAAAGTAGTGTGAAGAGAGACTATGGTCGGCGTGAGGATCTACCACCTCCAAGAAGTAGAGCTGCTGCAGATTATGGATCAAGGATGGCCTCTGAAAGACGCCCATCGTATAGGGATTATCCTCCCCGTGGATCTGACTACTCTGATCCCCCCAGAAGTACAGCTCGCGCTGCACCAAGGAGAGGTTATGTGGATGATGGTTACAGCCAAAGGTATGAGAGGCCTCCTCCTCCACCTGCTCCCCATTCAAGTTATCGTGAAGGGCGCCCTCGTGATTATGATGCTATTTCTGGCTCAAAACGTTCTTATGCTGCCATG GATGATGTTCCCCCGCGATACGCTGAATCTGGTGCTCGCCAATCAAGAGCTCGATTGGAATATGACTATGGTAGCAGTGCTTCACAGTATGGTGACACTTACGGTGATAG AGTTGGAAGATCTAGTCTTGGATATGGTAGTGGCAGCCGAAGTTCTATTTCTGGTCAAGATTCACATGGGATGTATAGCAGCCGGCAAGGGATGAGTTATGGTGGAA GCTCTTATGGTGGTAGTGACGCTGGAGGCATGTACTCATCAAGTTACGGTG
- the LOC123900975 gene encoding protein gar2-like isoform X2, whose protein sequence is MPPKTTKRGAAASGAKRGGRAPRGTSKAAQNQQQQPEPVEEKSVIEEEPKVEENPVVEEKPVVEENPVENKAIDMNEIAPEAAAEEAKTVKNEEEVKESIDEYEKDERLDLEDHDPEYEPEEYGGVDYDEKEIEQEEGHEVGDEVEEEAEDNVGEEGDSGEEEVEDGHDEIEGEEDDEHADEEHEHAEMADVEEEEHREVVKERRKRKEFEVFVGGLDKDATEDDLRKVFGEVGVVTEVRLMMNPQTKKNKGFAFLRFENVEQAKRAVEELKNPVINGKQCGVTPSQDSDTLYLGNICKTWTKEALKEKLKHYGVTNVEDITLVEDSNDKGTNRGFAFLEFSSRSDAMDAFKRLQKRDVVFGVDKPAKVSFADSFIDPGDEIMSQVKTVFIDALPPSWDEDYVRSLLKKYGEVEKIELARNMPAARRKDYGFVTFGSHDAAIRCAESITGTELGEGDKKAKVRARLSRPLQRGRGKHVGRGDYRPGRGPAIMSRPSWSRPAPRSFSSRGVRGIGSRALPPVRPISARDRRPVMSVPVRSRPVPPPARSYDRRPAAAAYSKSSVKRDYGRREDLPPPRSRAAADYGSRMASERRPSYRDYPPRGSDYSDPPRSTARAAPRRGYVDDGYSQRYERPPPPPAPHSSYREGRPRDYDAISGSKRSYAAMDDVPPRYAESGARQSRARLEYDYGSSASQYGDTYGDRVGRSSLGYGSGSRSSISGQDSHGMYSSRQGMSYGGSSYGGSDAGGMYSSSYGGDYVSRGSDVGGSSYSSMYSGRGAGGGSSYMGSGGSGSYY, encoded by the exons ATGCCTCCGAAGACGACGAAAAGAGGGGCGGCGGCCAGTGGTGCGAAGAGAGGTGGCAGAGCACCGAGAGGAACATCTAAGGCTGCACAGAATCAACAGCAGCAACCTGAACCTGTGGAGGAGAAATCGGTGATTGAGGAAGAACCTAAGGTAGAAGAAAATCCTGTTGTTGAGGAAAAACCTGTGGTGGAAGAGAATCCTGTTGAAAATAAAGCTATTGATATGAATGAAATTGCCCCTGAAGCTGCTGCAGAAGAAGCCAAAACGGTGAaaa ATGAAGAGGAGGTTAAGGAGTCAATAGATGAATATGAGAAAGATGAACGACTAGATTTGGAGGATCATGATCCTGAATATGAACCTGAAGAATATGGTGGGGTTGATTATGATGAGAAGGAAATTGAGCAGGAAGAGGGTCATGAGGTGGGGGatgaagttgaggaagaagctGAAGATAATGTTGGTGAAGAAGGTGATTCAGGTGAGGAAGAAGTAGAAGATGGTCATGATGAAATTGAGGGTGAAGAGGATGACGAGCATGCTGATGAGGAGCATGAGCATGCCGAGATGGCTGATGTGGAAGAAGAGGAACACCGTGAAGTTGTGAAGGAGAGGCGAAAGCGGAAAGAATTTGAAGTATTTGTTGGGGGCCTAGACAAAGATGCTACTGAAGATGATCTGAGGAAGGTTTTCGGTGAAGTTGGGGTTGTGACTGAGGTCAGGCTAATGATGAATCCTCAGACGAAAAAGAACAAGGGATTTGCATTCTTGCGGTTTGAAAATGTGGAACAAGCAAAACGAGCCGTAGAGGAGCTTAAAAATCCAGTG ATTAATGGAAAACAATGTGGTGTTACTCCAAGTCAGGACAGTGATACCCTTTATTTGGGAAACATATGCAAGACATGGACAAAGGAAGCT TTAAAGGAGAAGTTGAAGCATTATGGAGTTACAAATGTTGAGGATATAACTTTGGTAGAAGATTCTAATGATAAAGGAACAAACCGTGGGTTTGCATTCTTGGAATTTTCCTCTCGTTCAGATGCAATGGACGCCTTTAAGAGACTCCAGAAGAGGGATGTTGTGTTTGGAGTTGATAAGCCTGCAAAGGTTTCATTTGCAGATTCTTTTATTGATCCGGGTGATGAAATTATGTCACAG GTTAAAACTGTATTTATCGATGCACTTCCTCCTTCATGggatgaagattatgtcaggaGTCTTCTCAAGAAATATGGCGAAGTTGAAAAGATTGAGCTTGCCAGGAACATGCCAGCTGCTCGTAGGAAGGACTATGGATTTGTTACCTTTGGTTCACACGATGCTGCTATAAGATGTGCTGAGAGCATCACTGGTACAGAATTGGGTGAAGGTGACAAGAAG GCAAAAGTGAGGGCTAGATTATCAAGGCCTCTTCAGAGAGGCCGTGGAAAACATGTTGGTCGTGGGGACTACCGCCCTGGTCGTGGACCTGCAATAATGTCGAGGCCTTCTTGGAGCCGACCTGCACCCCGTAGTTTTTCTTCGCGAGGGGTAAGAGGAATCGGAAGTCGTGCTCTGCCGCCAGTCAGGCCTATTAGTGCTAGAGATAGACGCCCTGTCATGTCTGTACCAGTTAGAAGTAGGCCAGTACCTCCTCCAGCTAGATCTTATGATAGAAGACCAGCTG CTGCTGCATATTCAAAAAGTAGTGTGAAGAGAGACTATGGTCGGCGTGAGGATCTACCACCTCCAAGAAGTAGAGCTGCTGCAGATTATGGATCAAGGATGGCCTCTGAAAGACGCCCATCGTATAGGGATTATCCTCCCCGTGGATCTGACTACTCTGATCCCCCCAGAAGTACAGCTCGCGCTGCACCAAGGAGAGGTTATGTGGATGATGGTTACAGCCAAAGGTATGAGAGGCCTCCTCCTCCACCTGCTCCCCATTCAAGTTATCGTGAAGGGCGCCCTCGTGATTATGATGCTATTTCTGGCTCAAAACGTTCTTATGCTGCCATG GATGATGTTCCCCCGCGATACGCTGAATCTGGTGCTCGCCAATCAAGAGCTCGATTGGAATATGACTATGGTAGCAGTGCTTCACAGTATGGTGACACTTACGGTGATAG AGTTGGAAGATCTAGTCTTGGATATGGTAGTGGCAGCCGAAGTTCTATTTCTGGTCAAGATTCACATGGGATGTATAGCAGCCGGCAAGGGATGAGTTATGGTGGAA GCTCTTATGGTGGTAGTGACGCTGGAGGCATGTACTCATCAAGTTACGGTG